The segment AATGGTTCGACACGGAAATCGGTGCGCTGTTGCCACGCCTGCGCGACGGTGACCTCTTGTGCCTGACCGCCGATCACGGCAATGACCCAACGTGGAGCGGCACCGACCATACCCGCGAACGGGTGCCGGTGTTGATCTATGGATGTGGGGCGGGATCGCTGGGACATGTTGGCTTTGCCGATGTGGCGGCCAGTATCGCGACCCACCTTGGCGTGGCCCCGCAAGGGCCGGGACGGAGCTTTCTAAAATGACCCCAGAATTGCCCCCTGTGATGGACGAAGAGCAGCTGGCCGCAGTCCTCGACCTGCCCAAGGTCGAATTGCACCTGCACCATGAGGGGGCCGCACCACCCGAATTCATCCGCCGTCTGGGGCAGGAGAAATCGATAAACCTGACAGGGGTGTTCAACCCTGACGGCAGCTATGCCTTTCACGACTTTGCCCATTTCCTCAGCGTCTACGAGGCTGCAACGCAGGTTTTGAAAACACCCGAGGATTACGCCCGCCTGACCACCGCTGTGCTTGAGGAAAGTGCCGCCAACGGGGTGATCTATTGCGAAACCTTTCTGAGCCCGGATTTCTGCGGCGGCGGCGATGTCGGGGCATGGCGCGAATATCTGCACGCGATTCGCGACGCCGCCGATGCGGCCGAGCGCGCCCACGGCATCGTGCTGCGCGGCATCGTCACCTGTATCCGTCACTTCGGCCCTTACCGGGCCAAGGCACCCGCGCTTTGCGCCGCCGAGACGGCGGGCGACTGGATCGTCGGCTTTGGCATGGGGGGTGACGAGACTATGGGCAAACAAAAGGATTTTGCCTGGCCGTTTGATCTGGCGCGCGAGGCTGGGTTGCAGCTGACCACCCATGCGGGCGAATGGCGCGGCCCAGCCGAGGTCCGCAGCGCGATCGAGGATCTGCGTGTTACGCGGGTCGGTCACGGTGTACGCGCGATCGAGGATCTGGCGCTCGTCGATCTGATCGCCGAAAGGGGCATCGTGCTTGAGGTCTGCCCGGTGTCCAACGTGACGCTGAAGGTTTACCCGAATATGGCCGCGCATCCGATTGAAGAGTTGCGCAAAAGGGGCGTCACGGTCACCGTGTCCACCGATGATCCGCCGTTCTTCCACACCAACATGCGCCGCGAATATCACAACCTCGCCAAGACGTTTGGCTGGTCGGCAGAGCAATTCAGCGAGCTTGCCCGAACCTCGGCCCGCGCTGCCTTTTGCAATGATGAGACAAAATCCGCCCTGCTGAAACGACTGGAGACCCCATGACCGAGCATCTGACAATCGTCGATCACCCGCTGGTGCAGCACAAGCTGACGCTGATGCGCGAAAAGGGCACATCGACCGCCGTGTTCCGCCAATTGCTACGCGAAATCAGCCAATTGCTGGCCTATGAGGTGACGCGCGATCTGCCCCTCACCAAGCGCCGGATTGAAACCCCGATGCAGGAAATGGAGGCCCCGGTGCTGGCGGGCAAGAAGCTGGCGCTGATCTCGATTCTGCGGGCGGGCAACGGGCTGCTGGACGGGGTGCTGGAACTGATCCCTTCGGCCCGTGTAGGCTTTGTCGGGCTGTACCGGGACGAGGCGACTCTGCAACCGGTGCAGTATTACTTCAAGGTGCCCGAGGGGCTCGAGGACAGGCTGGTGATCGCCGTGGACCCGATGCTGGCGACGGGCAATTCTTCGGCTGCGGCGATTGATCTGCTCAAGAAGGCAGGGGCCACAAATATTCGGTTTCTCTGCCTTCTGGCTGCGCCCGAAGGGGTGGCGCGGATGAAAGAGGCGCACCCCGATGTGCCGATTGTCACAGCGTCGCTCGATAGTCGGTTGAATGATAAGGGTTATATCATTCCCGGACTAGGGGATGCGGGTGACCGGATGTTTGGCACTAAATAAGCTGTTTCATCGCTTTACTTGGGGCAAGTGATCATGCAGTCTTGCCCCTACATCTGTGGGGGCAGACATGATTATTTCACGATTCTTGACCATTGGCCTGCTGGCCGTGACATCCTTTGGCGCAACAGATGCTTTCGCGCAGGGGCGCAACGCGGATATCCCGGCTGAGATCCCGCCGAGCAGCTATACTGCCCGGCAATATGTTGACAGCAAAGGTTGCGTGTTCATTCGCGCGGGCATCGACGGTGCCGTAACCTGGGTGCCGCGGGTTACGCGCGGGCGCGAACAACTGTGTGGCGCAACGCCATCGGTTGCCAATGCGGCCCCGACACCGCGCGCGGCTCCGCAACAGGCAGAACAGATCACCATCACAACGCCTGCACCTGCTCCCGCGCCAAAGGTCATCGCTCCGGCACCTCGGGTGAAGCAGCGTGCGGCTGCGCCGACACCGGCCCCCCGACCCAAGGCATCGCGCCCCCCGGTGCGCACAGTCGCCTCGATCCCGGCGTCGAAAAAGCCAGCGCAGCGCGTTATTCGGGCTGCCCCGGCACCCGTGCGGGCGCAAGCGCCGGTGCGAAGGGTGATTCAGGCGCCGGTCGCGCCGTCAGCGTCGGCATCTTCGCGTGTTCGTACGGTCAAGGTGGCACCGGGCGCGCGCATGCCCGCCTGCACCGGTGTACCGACTGCGGGCGGTGGCTATACCGTGCGCTGCGGTGCCGAAGCAGCCGCCTATATCGCCGCGACTGGCCAAACTCAGGTCCCGTCCTCGGGTGTCCGCGCGACCAACTCTGTCCGTACGGCCAGCGCCGCGTCAGGCAGCACCCGTATCGTGCCGCATCATGTTTATGAGGCGCGCGACGATCAGGTTGTGACGGTGCCCAAGGGGTATCGCCCGGCGTTTGATGATGGTCGGCTGAACCGCCAGCGGGCGAACCAGTCGATTGAGGGCTATCAGGCCACACAGCTGGTCTGGACCAGCACCGTACCGCGTCGGCTGATTGATCGCCGGTCGGGACGTGACGTGACGGTAAAGTATCCCAAACTGATCTATCCCTACACCGATTACGCGACCCAAAATGCGGCGCTGTCGACCCAGAGCGCGCAACGCGTGGCCCCCAGCGTTGCCGCTGCGCCGTTGACGCGGGCCAATCAGGGACGGTTTGTGCAGGTCGGCACCTTTGGCGTGCCGTCAAACGCCACACGCACGGCGGCGCGGTTGCAGGGCATGGGTCTGCCGGTCCGGCTGAGCAACTATTCCAAGGGCGGTAAGGCCTACAAGATTGTGATGGCGGGGCCGTTCAACTCGTCGACACAGATCAGTTCCGCGCTGTCAGCGGCCCGTCAGGCCGGTTTTTCCGACGCCTTTGTGCGGTGACGCCAGTCAGCCGTGAATGACACCAAAGGCTCCTGCATTGCGCTGGGGCCTTTTTGCTTTGCATGGGCGTTGCAGGACCAGATTGCGCGGGGCTATGCGCCGCAGATACCCTGAAGCCGGACCCAGTCGGCATCGCTCAGCACGGCACTGCTGCCCTCGACGGCGCGTGGATCAGCCTCGATCAGGGGCAGGGTGCTTTCGCCGGTGATATCCTCGGCATAGGCGTAGGGCGTGGTGCGCAGTTCCGCCGCAGCAAAGGCGGGGATCAGAATGTCGGGACTTAGCGGCTGGGGTTCGGCTGTCAGCAATGCCTCGGCGTATTGATCCAGCGCGGCATCGGGCAGCACCCCTGTGGTCAGCAATTGCAGCGACGCCAGCAACCCGGCATGGCGCAACAACCCTTCGAGAGGGTCGCGGCGACTGGCCCGAACCGCCTCGACCAGCACGTACCCGGCGGTCACGTCGGGGTCTTCGGGGTCCTCAACCAGGGCGCGGTTCAGCAGGATGATACCGCCGGGCAGATGTGCCGCCCGACGCACACCTTCGCGCAGCACCACGAGGTCATTGCTGCGCTGCTCGCCCAGAATTCGACTGGCCAGGTGGCGCAGGGGCACGACCGCCTCGGCGGCGGCGCAGGGCTGGCCTGCGACACGCGAAATGCGATCCTGAAGCGCGAGGCCAATCTCGTCCCGTTTGACCATCGGCACAACCTTGACGGTATGCTGCAGCAACGCATTGGGCAACCAGAACAGCGCCAGCCCGGCAATCGCCAGGGCAAAGCCGCCTGTCGCGACGAACCGCAGTTTACCGGGGCGCGGGCGACGGCGGTCGATGACACGGCGGACTTTTTCGATGCCGTCGATCATCACGGATTCGGCGTCGTCCAGTTCCAGCGTCTCGCCGGAGTCACCGTCGGGGTGAAAGATGGCCGGGCGCTGGCCTTTGTTCAGCCGGGCGACAGCGGCCAGAGACCAGTGCGCCAGCACCCGGTCCGAGGTATCGCTGATGGTCAGCGTGGCGTCCCCCAGCGATACAACCA is part of the Puniceibacterium sp. IMCC21224 genome and harbors:
- a CDS encoding adenosine deaminase — encoded protein: MTPELPPVMDEEQLAAVLDLPKVELHLHHEGAAPPEFIRRLGQEKSINLTGVFNPDGSYAFHDFAHFLSVYEAATQVLKTPEDYARLTTAVLEESAANGVIYCETFLSPDFCGGGDVGAWREYLHAIRDAADAAERAHGIVLRGIVTCIRHFGPYRAKAPALCAAETAGDWIVGFGMGGDETMGKQKDFAWPFDLAREAGLQLTTHAGEWRGPAEVRSAIEDLRVTRVGHGVRAIEDLALVDLIAERGIVLEVCPVSNVTLKVYPNMAAHPIEELRKRGVTVTVSTDDPPFFHTNMRREYHNLAKTFGWSAEQFSELARTSARAAFCNDETKSALLKRLETP
- the upp gene encoding uracil phosphoribosyltransferase, whose protein sequence is MTEHLTIVDHPLVQHKLTLMREKGTSTAVFRQLLREISQLLAYEVTRDLPLTKRRIETPMQEMEAPVLAGKKLALISILRAGNGLLDGVLELIPSARVGFVGLYRDEATLQPVQYYFKVPEGLEDRLVIAVDPMLATGNSSAAAIDLLKKAGATNIRFLCLLAAPEGVARMKEAHPDVPIVTASLDSRLNDKGYIIPGLGDAGDRMFGTK
- a CDS encoding SPOR domain-containing protein; this encodes MIISRFLTIGLLAVTSFGATDAFAQGRNADIPAEIPPSSYTARQYVDSKGCVFIRAGIDGAVTWVPRVTRGREQLCGATPSVANAAPTPRAAPQQAEQITITTPAPAPAPKVIAPAPRVKQRAAAPTPAPRPKASRPPVRTVASIPASKKPAQRVIRAAPAPVRAQAPVRRVIQAPVAPSASASSRVRTVKVAPGARMPACTGVPTAGGGYTVRCGAEAAAYIAATGQTQVPSSGVRATNSVRTASAASGSTRIVPHHVYEARDDQVVTVPKGYRPAFDDGRLNRQRANQSIEGYQATQLVWTSTVPRRLIDRRSGRDVTVKYPKLIYPYTDYATQNAALSTQSAQRVAPSVAAAPLTRANQGRFVQVGTFGVPSNATRTAARLQGMGLPVRLSNYSKGGKAYKIVMAGPFNSSTQISSALSAARQAGFSDAFVR